From one Lysinibacillus sp. G4S2 genomic stretch:
- the fliD gene encoding flagellar filament capping protein FliD produces the protein MVNRIGGLASGMDIDALVAKLMAAEKSPLIKLQQKKQTTEWMRDAYRGVNTKLKTVDRYIQDNLLNKSFMTKTATSSNSNYVTAKAGANASGTLAIEGVSQLASAARGLGKQINATGDTKLSELRISDGVIELSSIKADGSMAATGTKIEFDPNKTTVSELVEKINDSNAGVSAIFENGTLSITAKNTGDNKNGAEVQVISGADVFGKLGFDSLLGATSGDLASGGKNAVFQVNGIPTERSSNTFSISGYTVTLKDTFNAATTIENNLTAAKEELKNAQLSKDKLQALLDTAIANFDTANLAYTNKYDPVFKNSLNATEQEAYNKINNNSFFSSLTDAEMFELQSLVVDENADEQTIKDAINASSSFSTDLKSKLMSLSKDDLLLVETLDEPQLTNFKDAAQKETSLNTYKSLDKQFLSGLSATDITSITGLDFTSNETLNESINNLQDEALKTKLLKLSDTQKQSLKNLSEEDLKNYQEVATVQIPYDEKLALKVQAENNFKAGENRLKQAQATLDAAQAAADAEANKPSTAPNIPPVTMTSSTDVDEMMNKIKEFVTTYNGLVKEMNDQTKETKYRDYLPLTDEQKKEMSENEIKLWEEKAKSGLLRSDSILRSGLSSMRGLIYESNPAVGNSEYNTLYKIGITTSKSYNDGGTLAIDEDKLRNALKDDPDAVTALFTNRGNQKETVVVDGVEKTVDTRGFLQKLQGSMNSFMQDIEKKAGRATSTAQEYTIGKNLVDMDKRIDTWKDKLEKIEARYWKQFSAMEKAINKANSQSGMFAQSGRQG, from the coding sequence ATGGTAAACAGAATTGGTGGATTAGCGTCGGGAATGGATATCGATGCATTAGTAGCAAAGTTAATGGCGGCAGAAAAATCTCCTCTTATCAAATTGCAGCAAAAGAAACAAACAACTGAATGGATGCGTGATGCATATAGGGGTGTCAATACAAAATTAAAAACAGTTGATAGATATATTCAGGATAATCTTTTAAATAAAAGTTTCATGACTAAAACAGCTACATCTTCAAACTCAAATTATGTTACAGCAAAGGCAGGCGCAAATGCCTCCGGAACGTTAGCAATCGAGGGTGTTTCTCAACTGGCTTCAGCTGCTCGCGGTCTTGGTAAGCAAATAAATGCGACAGGGGATACAAAATTAAGCGAACTTAGAATTTCTGATGGAGTAATTGAGTTAAGCTCAATCAAAGCGGATGGTAGTATGGCTGCAACAGGGACAAAAATTGAATTTGATCCAAATAAAACGACTGTATCTGAGTTAGTTGAAAAAATAAATGATAGTAATGCGGGCGTAAGCGCTATATTTGAAAATGGAACTCTTTCAATCACAGCAAAAAATACAGGAGACAATAAAAATGGTGCTGAGGTACAAGTTATTTCAGGAGCAGATGTATTTGGAAAACTTGGTTTTGATTCGTTATTAGGCGCGACTTCAGGAGATTTAGCAAGTGGTGGTAAAAACGCAGTATTTCAAGTGAATGGAATTCCGACGGAAAGATCATCTAATACATTTTCTATTTCAGGATATACGGTAACATTAAAAGATACATTTAACGCTGCCACTACAATTGAAAATAATTTAACAGCAGCAAAAGAAGAACTCAAAAATGCTCAGTTAAGTAAAGATAAATTACAGGCATTATTAGATACTGCTATTGCTAATTTTGATACTGCTAATTTGGCATATACAAATAAGTATGATCCAGTTTTTAAAAATAGTTTGAATGCTACTGAGCAAGAAGCATACAACAAAATCAATAACAACTCTTTCTTTAGTTCACTCACTGATGCAGAGATGTTTGAATTGCAAAGTTTAGTAGTTGATGAAAATGCGGATGAACAAACTATCAAAGATGCTATTAATGCTAGTTCATCTTTTTCGACAGACTTGAAATCAAAGCTAATGAGTCTAAGTAAAGATGATTTATTGTTAGTGGAAACTCTAGATGAGCCCCAGTTAACTAATTTTAAAGATGCGGCTCAGAAAGAAACTTCACTGAATACTTATAAATCTTTAGATAAACAATTCCTAAGTGGCTTATCCGCTACAGATATTACTAGTATCACAGGGTTAGATTTTACAAGTAATGAAACATTAAATGAATCAATTAATAACTTACAGGACGAAGCATTAAAAACAAAATTATTAAAGTTAAGTGATACACAGAAGCAATCGTTAAAAAATTTAAGTGAAGAAGACTTGAAAAATTATCAAGAAGTTGCGACAGTTCAAATTCCTTATGATGAAAAATTAGCTTTAAAAGTGCAAGCAGAAAACAATTTCAAAGCTGGTGAAAATCGTTTAAAACAGGCACAAGCAACTTTAGATGCAGCTCAAGCTGCTGCAGATGCTGAAGCCAATAAGCCATCAACGGCACCAAATATTCCTCCAGTAACAATGACATCTTCAACAGATGTAGATGAGATGATGAACAAAATTAAAGAGTTCGTCACTACATATAACGGTCTTGTTAAGGAAATGAACGATCAAACAAAAGAAACAAAATATCGAGATTATTTACCTTTAACAGACGAACAAAAAAAAGAGATGTCTGAAAACGAAATTAAGCTATGGGAAGAAAAAGCAAAGAGTGGTTTATTGCGAAGCGACTCGATTTTAAGAAGTGGATTGTCTAGTATGCGTGGGTTGATTTACGAATCTAATCCTGCTGTAGGAAATTCAGAATATAATACGTTATATAAAATCGGAATTACGACTTCGAAATCATATAATGACGGCGGTACATTGGCAATTGATGAAGATAAATTACGTAATGCATTAAAAGATGATCCTGATGCAGTAACAGCGCTATTTACTAATAGAGGTAATCAAAAAGAAACAGTTGTTGTCGACGGTGTTGAAAAAACTGTGGATACTCGTGGTTTCCTCCAAAAGCTGCAAGGGTCTATGAATTCTTTTATGCAAGATATTGAGAAAAAAGCTGGTCGTGCTACATCGACAGCACAAGAGTACACAATCGGTAAAAATCTAGTTGATATGGATAAACGTATTGATACATGGAAAGACAAGCTTGAAAAAATTGAGGCCCGCTATTGGAAGCAATTCAGTGCAATGGAGAAAGCTATTAACAAAGCAAACTCACAATCAGGTATGTTTGCGCAATCTGGTAGACAGGGATAA
- the fliS gene encoding flagellar export chaperone FliS, translating to MTAQTSAHNAYKQNSVTTASPGDLTLMLYNGCLKFLHKAKLAIQEKKIQEKNTNLQKAQAIISELMATLNMDIEVSKNMMALYEYMNHRLVEANIRNDISIIEEIEELVTEFRDTWKEVIRINRQQQYGNGDRI from the coding sequence TTGACAGCACAAACATCAGCTCATAATGCATATAAACAAAATAGTGTTACAACTGCCTCTCCAGGAGATTTAACGCTAATGCTGTATAATGGATGCTTAAAATTTCTGCATAAAGCAAAATTAGCGATTCAAGAAAAAAAGATTCAAGAGAAAAATACTAACCTTCAAAAAGCACAGGCAATCATAAGTGAGCTTATGGCGACACTAAATATGGATATAGAAGTATCTAAAAATATGATGGCACTTTATGAATATATGAATCATCGATTAGTAGAAGCAAATATTCGAAATGACATTTCTATAATTGAAGAAATTGAAGAACTTGTTACGGAATTCCGTGATACATGGAAGGAAGTTATTCGTATTAATCGTCAGCAACAATACGGGAATGGGGACAGAATATGA
- a CDS encoding flagellar protein FliT, whose translation MMGPVERLLSVSARLYEHMSTIPSGDDREEFIEKINELLDERGAIIEELKQSGKSLDGHQLNKHLQELDRGIQERLQKVMAAIKTDLKTLQQSKKTEQQYLNPYSSVRVMDGMYYDGKK comes from the coding sequence ATGATGGGACCAGTTGAACGTTTGCTCTCTGTTTCAGCTAGACTTTATGAGCATATGTCGACCATTCCTAGCGGAGACGATCGAGAAGAATTTATCGAAAAAATAAATGAATTGCTTGATGAACGCGGTGCAATAATCGAGGAATTGAAGCAATCTGGAAAATCTTTAGATGGGCATCAATTAAATAAACATTTACAAGAACTTGATCGAGGCATACAGGAACGATTACAAAAGGTTATGGCTGCAATTAAAACAGATTTGAAAACCCTTCAACAATCTAAAAAAACTGAGCAGCAATATTTAAATCCTTATAGCTCTGTCCGTGTAATGGATGGTATGTATTACGACGGGAAAAAATAA
- a CDS encoding transposase: MARKVSILWQNALATATEYTLNRRNELKAFLYNGQIEIDNNPAENAIRPTVIGRKNWLFSVSEAGAKANAICLSLAETAKANGVDFYKYLVKLLTDLPNLAIHQQPELLQEYMPWSESIQATCA; the protein is encoded by the coding sequence CTGGCTCGAAAAGTCTCAATTCTTTGGCAAAACGCATTAGCCACAGCAACAGAGTATACGTTGAACAGAAGAAATGAACTAAAAGCATTTTTGTATAATGGGCAAATCGAAATCGATAATAATCCAGCCGAAAATGCGATCCGTCCAACCGTGATAGGAAGGAAGAACTGGCTCTTTTCTGTCAGTGAGGCGGGCGCAAAAGCCAATGCAATCTGCTTAAGTCTAGCGGAAACAGCAAAAGCGAATGGTGTAGATTTCTATAAATACCTCGTCAAGCTTTTGACGGATTTACCCAATCTCGCAATTCATCAACAACCAGAATTATTACAAGAATACATGCCTTGGTCCGAGTCGATTCAAGCTACATGTGCATAA
- a CDS encoding IS66 family transposase zinc-finger binding domain-containing protein translates to MKQQNEELSKKLDVSLAQNKYLSEQVRQLTKMIYGSRSEKSKYQPPDGQCSLFDNDPSFNGSEQTEEQSTETVTYTVTRLNKKKKRNDSFVEGVEVEEIHHHPVNLQCDCCQSQLHEIGSTITREEAAFIPAKLVRVQHIEHAYECKQCKRS, encoded by the coding sequence ATGAAGCAACAAAACGAAGAGCTTTCTAAAAAGTTAGACGTGTCACTCGCCCAAAATAAATACTTGTCTGAACAAGTTCGCCAGTTAACCAAAATGATTTATGGTTCGCGCTCGGAGAAGTCAAAATACCAACCACCAGATGGACAATGTTCGTTATTCGATAATGATCCGTCTTTTAATGGGTCTGAGCAAACAGAAGAACAAAGCACGGAAACTGTGACGTATACAGTGACCCGTTTAAATAAAAAGAAAAAGCGTAACGATTCATTCGTAGAAGGTGTGGAAGTGGAAGAAATTCACCATCATCCAGTAAATCTCCAATGTGACTGTTGCCAAAGTCAGCTACATGAAATCGGCTCCACAATTACCCGTGAAGAAGCAGCGTTTATTCCGGCCAAGTTGGTGCGTGTGCAGCATATTGAGCATGCCTATGAGTGTAAGCAATGTAAAAGATCGTGA
- a CDS encoding PilZ domain-containing protein, producing the protein MIFKRQEGFRFKFDEPIKMTFAVYENGKVNEAQTAMADLLDISPRGLKMFTEVDLGVNPPPLDLRFVLDTVEVRACGEIIWSRPFGNGKQYGVNFNNQGSVEDLIVDELKSRRRKEADEAKLNNVNS; encoded by the coding sequence ATGATATTTAAGAGACAAGAAGGTTTTCGATTTAAATTCGATGAACCTATTAAAATGACTTTTGCGGTATATGAAAATGGAAAAGTGAATGAAGCACAAACAGCAATGGCTGACTTGCTCGATATTAGTCCACGAGGTTTGAAGATGTTTACTGAGGTGGATTTAGGTGTCAATCCTCCTCCATTGGATTTACGCTTTGTTCTTGATACAGTAGAGGTACGAGCTTGTGGAGAAATAATTTGGAGCCGTCCTTTTGGCAATGGCAAGCAGTATGGCGTGAATTTCAATAATCAAGGATCGGTAGAAGATTTGATTGTTGATGAATTGAAGTCGCGACGAAGAAAAGAAGCTGATGAGGCCAAATTAAATAACGTAAATTCATAA
- the raiA gene encoding ribosome-associated translation inhibitor RaiA, which yields MLNFNIRGENIEVTPAIREYVENKIDKVERYFNEDVNANANVNLKVYNDKQTKVEVTIPMKNLTLRAEERHNDMYAAVDLIVDKLERQIRKHKTKVNRKFREREGAGLYFATTQAVADVSTEDEEYSIVRTKQFDLKPMDQEEAVLQMNMLGHDFYIFTDAESNGTNIVYKRKDGKYGLIETT from the coding sequence ATGTTAAACTTTAACATTCGTGGTGAAAATATTGAGGTAACTCCAGCTATTCGAGAGTATGTTGAGAACAAAATCGACAAAGTTGAACGTTATTTTAACGAAGATGTTAACGCCAACGCTAACGTAAATTTAAAGGTTTATAATGACAAGCAAACAAAAGTGGAAGTTACAATTCCAATGAAAAACTTAACTCTTCGTGCAGAAGAGCGTCATAACGATATGTATGCTGCAGTTGACCTAATCGTTGATAAATTAGAACGTCAAATTCGTAAGCATAAAACAAAGGTAAACCGTAAATTCCGTGAGCGCGAAGGTGCAGGCCTTTATTTTGCTACTACTCAAGCAGTAGCTGATGTATCGACAGAGGATGAAGAATACTCTATTGTTCGTACAAAGCAATTTGATCTAAAGCCAATGGATCAAGAAGAAGCTGTATTACAAATGAATATGCTTGGGCATGATTTCTATATCTTTACAGACGCGGAATCAAACGGCACAAATATTGTCTACAAACGCAAAGACGGTAAATACGGCTTAATCGAAACAACTTAA